In Piliocolobus tephrosceles isolate RC106 unplaced genomic scaffold, ASM277652v3 unscaffolded_14220, whole genome shotgun sequence, the following proteins share a genomic window:
- the LOC111536340 gene encoding X-linked retinitis pigmentosa GTPase regulator yields the protein MYTFGDGRHGKLGLGLENFTNHFIPTLCSNFLRFIVKLVACGGCHMVVFAAPHRGVAKEIEFNEISDTCLSVATFLPHGSLTSGNVLQRTLSARMRRRERVQWWPILYNSII from the exons ATGTATACTTTTGGAGATGGTCGCCACGGAAAATTAGGACTTGGACTGGAGAATTTTACCAATCACTTCATTCCTACTTTGTGCTCTAATTTTTTGAGATTTATAGTTAAATTG GTTGCTTGTGGTGGATGTCACATGGTAGTTTTTGCTGCTCCTCATCGTGGTGTGGCGAAAGAAATTGAATTCAATGAAATAAGTGATACTTGCTTATCTGTGGCGACTTTTCTGCCGCATGGCAGTTTAACCTCAGGAAATGTACTGCAGAGAACTCTATCAGCACGTATGCGGCGAAGAGAGAGGGTACAATGGTGGCCTATTCTGTATAATAGTATTATCTAG